The following are encoded together in the Lactuca sativa cultivar Salinas chromosome 1, Lsat_Salinas_v11, whole genome shotgun sequence genome:
- the LOC111881709 gene encoding uncharacterized protein LOC111881709 isoform X2, whose translation MESLAQLEALCERLYNSQDSVERAHAENTLKVFSANTDYISQCQYILDNASTPYALMLASSSLLKQVTEHTLSLQLRLDIRNYIITYLAKRGHELQPYVIGSLIQLLCRVTKFGWFDDDRFRDVVKDSTNFLIQASPEHCSIGLKILNQLVSEMNQPNPGLPSTHHRRVACSFRDQCLFQVFQISLTSLQQLKTDVGSRLPELALTLALKCLSFDFVGTSIDESSDEFGTVQIPSGWKPVLEDPSTLQIFFDYYAITKPPLSKEALECLVRLASVRRSLFSNDAARSKFLAHLMTGSKEILQAGQGLADHDNYHEYCRLLGRFRVNYQLSELVNVEGYSDWIRLVAEFTLKSLQSWQWASSSVYYLLGLWSRLVTSVPYLKADAPSLLDEFVPKISEGFITSRFDSVQATPQDDLSENPLDNVELLQDQLECFPYLCRFQYERSSLFIINILEPILQLYTERAQHQISDKNELSVIEAKLAWIVHIVAAILKIKQCSGCSTDSQEAIDAELSARVLRIINATDSGLHSQRYGELSKQRLDQAILTFFQHFRKSYVGDQAMHSSKLYGRLSELLGLNDHLQALNLIVGKIATNLKCYTESEEVIGHTLSLFLELASGYSSGKLLMKLDTVKFIVANHTREHFPFLHEYRCSRSRTTFYYTIGWLIFMEDSPVKFKSSMDPLLQVFINLESIPDTMFRTDTVKYALIGLMRDLRGIAMATNSRRTYGLLFDWLYPAHMPILLKGISHWADTPEVTTPLLKFMAEFVLNKAQRLTFDSSSPNGILLFREVSKLLVAYGSRILTFPNAADIYAFKYKGIWIALTVLSRALSGNYVNFGVFELYGDRALADALDIALKMTLSVPLADILAYRKLTKAYYAFLEVLFNSHIVYMLNLDTNTFMHIVGSLESGLKGLDTSISTQAASAVDNLAAYYFNNITIAEAPTSPAAVNLARHIAEGPTLFPEILKTLFEIVLFEDCGNQWSLSRPMLSLILINEQIFSDLKAHILGSQPVDQHQRLSLCFDKLMADISRSLDSKNRDKFTQNLTIFRHDFRVK comes from the exons ATGGAGAGCTTAGCACAGCTGGAAGCTTTGTGTGAGAGACTCTACAATTCACAAGACTCAGTTGAAAGAGCCCATGCTGAGAACACCCTTAAAGTCTTTTCTGCAAATACCGATTACATTTCACAGTGTCAATACATATTGGACAATGCTTCAACTCCTTATGCATTGATGCTAGCTAGTTCAAGTCTTTTGAAGCAAGTGACTGAGCATACACTATCACTGCAGCTGCGACTTGATATAA GAAACTACATCATTACCTATTTGGCAAAAAGGGGACATGAACTTCAGCCATATGTGATCGGATCTTTAATCCAGCTCTTGTGTCGGGTGACAAAGTTTGGTTGGTTTGATGATGATAGGTTCAGAGATGTAGTCAAAGACTCCACAAATTTTTTGATCCAG GCATCACCCGAGCATTGTTCTATTGGTTTAAAGATACTAAATCAGCTTGTTAGTGAGATGAAtcag CCAAATCCGGGGTTGCCTTCTACACATCATAGGAGAGTTGCATGCTCCTTTAGGGATCAATGTCTTTTTCAAGTTTTCCAAATATCTCTTACTTCACTGCAACAGCTGAAAACTGATG TTGGAAGCCGGTTGCCTGAGTTGGCACTTACTCTGGCATTAAAATGTTTATCATTTGATTTTGTTGGAACATCAATTGATGAAAGCTCAGATGAATTTGGCACTGTTCAG ATTCCATCTGGATGGAAGCCTGTTTTAGAAGATCCTTCAACACTACAAATATTTTTTGATTACTATGCAATCACAAAGCCTCCATTGTCAAAAGAG GCTCTAGAATGCTTAGTGAGATTGGCTTCAGTAAGGCGATCTTTATTCTCAAATGATGCTGCACGTTCTAAGTTCTTGGCCCATTTAATGACTGGATCCAAAGAGATACTACAAGCTGGACAAG GTCTTGCTGATCATGATAATTACCATGAGTATTGTCGTCTTCTTGGACGTTTTAGAGTAAACTATCAg CTATCAGAACTTGTAAATGTGGAAGGCTACAGTGATTGGATTCGTTTGGTTGCAGAGTTTACTTTGAAATCATTGCAGTCATGGCAG TGGGCTAGTAGCAGTGTATACTATCTTTTAGGGCTGTGGTCAAGATTGGTGACATCTGTGCCCTACTTGAAAGCTGATGCACCTAGTCTTCTTGATGAGTTTGTGCCCAAAATTAGTGAAGGTTTTATCACATCAAGATTTGATTCTGTACAG GCTACTCCCCAAGATGATCTCTCTGAAAACCCTCTTGACAATGTGGAGCTTCTTCAAGACCAACTTGAGTGCTTTCCATATCTTTGCAGATTTCAG TATGAAAGAAGTAGTTTGTTTATCATAAACATTTTGGAGCCAATCCTACAACTGTATACA GAAAGGGCACAACATCAGATTAGTGATAAAAATGAACTATCTGTCATTGAAGCCAAATTAGCTTGGATTGTTCATATTGTGGCAGCTATATTAAAGATTAAACAGTGTAGTGGTTGCAG CACGGATTCCCAAGAAGCTATTGATGCAGAATTATCAGCTCGTGTTTTGCGTATTATAAATGCTACTGATAGTGGATTACATAGTCAG AGATATGGTGAACTTAGCAAACAGAGACTTGACCAAGCAATTTTGACTTTCttccaacacttcagaaaatcttaTGTAGGTGATCAAGCTATGCATTCTTCTAAG CTTTATGGTCGACTATCTGAGCTGCTTGGACTTAATGATCATCTTCAGGCGTTAAATTTGATAGTTGGAAAAATAGCAACAAACCTCAAGTGTTACACAGAG AGTGAGGAAGTTATTGGTCACACCTTAAGTCTGTTTTTGGAACTTGCATCTGG ATATTCATCAGGAAAGCTACTTATGAAGTTGGACACTGTCAAATTCATTGTTGCAAATCATACA aGGGAGCACTTTCCTTTCTTGCATGAATATAGATGCTCTCGTAGCAGAACAACATTTTATTACACTATTGGTTGGTTAATTTTCATGGAAGACAGCCCTGTTAAATTCAAGTCTTCAATGGATCCACTATTACAG GTTTTTATCAATTTGGAGTCAATCCCTGATACTATGTTTCGCACTGACACtgtaaaatatgcattaattggATTAATGAGGGATTTAAGAGGAATTGCAATGGCTACTAATAG CCGAAGAACATACGGACTTTTATTTGATTGGTTATATCCTGCTCACATGCCAATCCTTTTAAAAGGCATCTCACATTGGGCTGACACTCCGGAG GTTACTACACCACTGTTGAAATTTATGGCTGAATTTGTTTTAAACAAGGCTCAACGTTTAacttttgattcctcttctcctAATGGGATCCTTCTTTTTCGAGAAGTTAGTAAGCTTCTTGTAGCTTATGGATCAAGAATCTTAACTTTCCCTAATGCTGCTGATATATATGCCTTCAAATACAAAGGCATATGGATTGCATTGACTGTTCTTTCAAGGG CCTTGTCTGGAAACTATGTAAATTTTGGTGTGTTTGAACTATACGGAGATAGAGCTCTTGCTGATGCACTTGATATTGCTCTAAAAATGACACTATCAGTTCCTTTGGCAGATATTTTGGCTTACAGGAag CTTACAAAGGCATATTATGCATTTTTGGAGGTTCTATTCAACAGCCATATTGTTTACATGTTGAACCTTGATACAAACACTTTCATGCATATAGTTGGCTCACTAGAATCCGGATTAAAAGGACTTGATACTAGCATCTCCACTCAG gCTGCATCAGCGGTTGATAATTTGGCTGCTTACTATTTCAACAACATCACCATTGCGGAGGCACCAACTTCACCTGCTGCAGTCAACCTCGCTCGCCATATTGCAGAGGGCCCCACATTGTTCCCAGAA ATACTGAAGACGCTGTTTGAGATTGTTTTGTTTGAAGACTGTGGGAATCAGTGGAGCCTTAGTAGACCAATGCTCAGTCTGATACTAATCAATGAACAG ATATTTTCGGATCTGAAAGCTCATATTTTAGGCTCACAG CCAGTGGATCAGCATCAGAGGCTGTCGTTATGCTTCGACAAACTAATGGCGGACATTTCAAGAAGCTTGGATTCCAAGAACCGAGACAAGTTTACTCAAAATTTGACAATATTTAGACACGACTTCCGtgtcaaataa
- the LOC111881709 gene encoding uncharacterized protein LOC111881709 isoform X1: MESLAQLEALCERLYNSQDSVERAHAENTLKVFSANTDYISQCQYILDNASTPYALMLASSSLLKQVTEHTLSLQLRLDIRNYIITYLAKRGHELQPYVIGSLIQLLCRVTKFGWFDDDRFRDVVKDSTNFLIQASPEHCSIGLKILNQLVSEMNQPNPGLPSTHHRRVACSFRDQCLFQVFQISLTSLQQLKTDVGSRLPELALTLALKCLSFDFVGTSIDESSDEFGTVQIPSGWKPVLEDPSTLQIFFDYYAITKPPLSKEALECLVRLASVRRSLFSNDAARSKFLAHLMTGSKEILQAGQGLADHDNYHEYCRLLGRFRVNYQLSELVNVEGYSDWIRLVAEFTLKSLQSWQWASSSVYYLLGLWSRLVTSVPYLKADAPSLLDEFVPKISEGFITSRFDSVQATPQDDLSENPLDNVELLQDQLECFPYLCRFQYERSSLFIINILEPILQLYTERAQHQISDKNELSVIEAKLAWIVHIVAAILKIKQCSGCSTDSQEAIDAELSARVLRIINATDSGLHSQRYGELSKQRLDQAILTFFQHFRKSYVGDQAMHSSKQLYGRLSELLGLNDHLQALNLIVGKIATNLKCYTESEEVIGHTLSLFLELASGYSSGKLLMKLDTVKFIVANHTREHFPFLHEYRCSRSRTTFYYTIGWLIFMEDSPVKFKSSMDPLLQVFINLESIPDTMFRTDTVKYALIGLMRDLRGIAMATNSRRTYGLLFDWLYPAHMPILLKGISHWADTPEVTTPLLKFMAEFVLNKAQRLTFDSSSPNGILLFREVSKLLVAYGSRILTFPNAADIYAFKYKGIWIALTVLSRALSGNYVNFGVFELYGDRALADALDIALKMTLSVPLADILAYRKLTKAYYAFLEVLFNSHIVYMLNLDTNTFMHIVGSLESGLKGLDTSISTQAASAVDNLAAYYFNNITIAEAPTSPAAVNLARHIAEGPTLFPEILKTLFEIVLFEDCGNQWSLSRPMLSLILINEQIFSDLKAHILGSQPVDQHQRLSLCFDKLMADISRSLDSKNRDKFTQNLTIFRHDFRVK, encoded by the exons ATGGAGAGCTTAGCACAGCTGGAAGCTTTGTGTGAGAGACTCTACAATTCACAAGACTCAGTTGAAAGAGCCCATGCTGAGAACACCCTTAAAGTCTTTTCTGCAAATACCGATTACATTTCACAGTGTCAATACATATTGGACAATGCTTCAACTCCTTATGCATTGATGCTAGCTAGTTCAAGTCTTTTGAAGCAAGTGACTGAGCATACACTATCACTGCAGCTGCGACTTGATATAA GAAACTACATCATTACCTATTTGGCAAAAAGGGGACATGAACTTCAGCCATATGTGATCGGATCTTTAATCCAGCTCTTGTGTCGGGTGACAAAGTTTGGTTGGTTTGATGATGATAGGTTCAGAGATGTAGTCAAAGACTCCACAAATTTTTTGATCCAG GCATCACCCGAGCATTGTTCTATTGGTTTAAAGATACTAAATCAGCTTGTTAGTGAGATGAAtcag CCAAATCCGGGGTTGCCTTCTACACATCATAGGAGAGTTGCATGCTCCTTTAGGGATCAATGTCTTTTTCAAGTTTTCCAAATATCTCTTACTTCACTGCAACAGCTGAAAACTGATG TTGGAAGCCGGTTGCCTGAGTTGGCACTTACTCTGGCATTAAAATGTTTATCATTTGATTTTGTTGGAACATCAATTGATGAAAGCTCAGATGAATTTGGCACTGTTCAG ATTCCATCTGGATGGAAGCCTGTTTTAGAAGATCCTTCAACACTACAAATATTTTTTGATTACTATGCAATCACAAAGCCTCCATTGTCAAAAGAG GCTCTAGAATGCTTAGTGAGATTGGCTTCAGTAAGGCGATCTTTATTCTCAAATGATGCTGCACGTTCTAAGTTCTTGGCCCATTTAATGACTGGATCCAAAGAGATACTACAAGCTGGACAAG GTCTTGCTGATCATGATAATTACCATGAGTATTGTCGTCTTCTTGGACGTTTTAGAGTAAACTATCAg CTATCAGAACTTGTAAATGTGGAAGGCTACAGTGATTGGATTCGTTTGGTTGCAGAGTTTACTTTGAAATCATTGCAGTCATGGCAG TGGGCTAGTAGCAGTGTATACTATCTTTTAGGGCTGTGGTCAAGATTGGTGACATCTGTGCCCTACTTGAAAGCTGATGCACCTAGTCTTCTTGATGAGTTTGTGCCCAAAATTAGTGAAGGTTTTATCACATCAAGATTTGATTCTGTACAG GCTACTCCCCAAGATGATCTCTCTGAAAACCCTCTTGACAATGTGGAGCTTCTTCAAGACCAACTTGAGTGCTTTCCATATCTTTGCAGATTTCAG TATGAAAGAAGTAGTTTGTTTATCATAAACATTTTGGAGCCAATCCTACAACTGTATACA GAAAGGGCACAACATCAGATTAGTGATAAAAATGAACTATCTGTCATTGAAGCCAAATTAGCTTGGATTGTTCATATTGTGGCAGCTATATTAAAGATTAAACAGTGTAGTGGTTGCAG CACGGATTCCCAAGAAGCTATTGATGCAGAATTATCAGCTCGTGTTTTGCGTATTATAAATGCTACTGATAGTGGATTACATAGTCAG AGATATGGTGAACTTAGCAAACAGAGACTTGACCAAGCAATTTTGACTTTCttccaacacttcagaaaatcttaTGTAGGTGATCAAGCTATGCATTCTTCTAAG CAGCTTTATGGTCGACTATCTGAGCTGCTTGGACTTAATGATCATCTTCAGGCGTTAAATTTGATAGTTGGAAAAATAGCAACAAACCTCAAGTGTTACACAGAG AGTGAGGAAGTTATTGGTCACACCTTAAGTCTGTTTTTGGAACTTGCATCTGG ATATTCATCAGGAAAGCTACTTATGAAGTTGGACACTGTCAAATTCATTGTTGCAAATCATACA aGGGAGCACTTTCCTTTCTTGCATGAATATAGATGCTCTCGTAGCAGAACAACATTTTATTACACTATTGGTTGGTTAATTTTCATGGAAGACAGCCCTGTTAAATTCAAGTCTTCAATGGATCCACTATTACAG GTTTTTATCAATTTGGAGTCAATCCCTGATACTATGTTTCGCACTGACACtgtaaaatatgcattaattggATTAATGAGGGATTTAAGAGGAATTGCAATGGCTACTAATAG CCGAAGAACATACGGACTTTTATTTGATTGGTTATATCCTGCTCACATGCCAATCCTTTTAAAAGGCATCTCACATTGGGCTGACACTCCGGAG GTTACTACACCACTGTTGAAATTTATGGCTGAATTTGTTTTAAACAAGGCTCAACGTTTAacttttgattcctcttctcctAATGGGATCCTTCTTTTTCGAGAAGTTAGTAAGCTTCTTGTAGCTTATGGATCAAGAATCTTAACTTTCCCTAATGCTGCTGATATATATGCCTTCAAATACAAAGGCATATGGATTGCATTGACTGTTCTTTCAAGGG CCTTGTCTGGAAACTATGTAAATTTTGGTGTGTTTGAACTATACGGAGATAGAGCTCTTGCTGATGCACTTGATATTGCTCTAAAAATGACACTATCAGTTCCTTTGGCAGATATTTTGGCTTACAGGAag CTTACAAAGGCATATTATGCATTTTTGGAGGTTCTATTCAACAGCCATATTGTTTACATGTTGAACCTTGATACAAACACTTTCATGCATATAGTTGGCTCACTAGAATCCGGATTAAAAGGACTTGATACTAGCATCTCCACTCAG gCTGCATCAGCGGTTGATAATTTGGCTGCTTACTATTTCAACAACATCACCATTGCGGAGGCACCAACTTCACCTGCTGCAGTCAACCTCGCTCGCCATATTGCAGAGGGCCCCACATTGTTCCCAGAA ATACTGAAGACGCTGTTTGAGATTGTTTTGTTTGAAGACTGTGGGAATCAGTGGAGCCTTAGTAGACCAATGCTCAGTCTGATACTAATCAATGAACAG ATATTTTCGGATCTGAAAGCTCATATTTTAGGCTCACAG CCAGTGGATCAGCATCAGAGGCTGTCGTTATGCTTCGACAAACTAATGGCGGACATTTCAAGAAGCTTGGATTCCAAGAACCGAGACAAGTTTACTCAAAATTTGACAATATTTAGACACGACTTCCGtgtcaaataa